A genomic stretch from Candidatus Limnocylindrales bacterium includes:
- a CDS encoding inositol monophosphatase family protein gives MGERDERAACDFAVELARSAGRMLLEYFRRADLSSHLKADFSLVTEADLAADALIAGGIGAAYPSDGILSEEDNTRYDDSRQHVWIVDPIDGTTNFSRGLQHWGISIARTSGGHPSLAVLFFPALDELYVAARGCGATLNGRAIAVEPPPPQGRWRVLACCSRTLRFYDVNLPVKMRVFGCATYSLVSVARGSAALAFETRPKIWDLAAASLLVEEAGGVVVPASAPAPFPLQTGIAYEQQSYPLMAAATAELAQMASDGIRPK, from the coding sequence ATGGGTGAGCGCGACGAACGCGCAGCCTGTGACTTCGCCGTCGAGCTTGCCCGGAGCGCGGGTCGCATGCTGCTCGAGTACTTCCGGCGCGCCGATCTGAGCTCGCACCTGAAGGCCGACTTCTCCCTGGTCACTGAGGCCGATCTGGCAGCGGATGCCCTGATCGCCGGCGGCATCGGCGCCGCCTACCCGAGCGACGGCATCCTGAGCGAAGAGGACAACACCCGCTACGACGATTCGCGCCAGCACGTCTGGATCGTCGATCCCATCGACGGCACCACCAACTTCTCGCGCGGCCTGCAGCACTGGGGGATTTCGATCGCCCGCACCAGCGGCGGCCACCCGTCGCTGGCGGTGCTGTTCTTTCCGGCGCTCGATGAGCTCTACGTCGCGGCGCGCGGCTGCGGCGCCACGCTCAACGGCCGCGCCATTGCCGTCGAGCCGCCGCCGCCGCAAGGGCGCTGGCGCGTGCTGGCGTGCTGCTCGCGCACGCTGCGCTTCTACGACGTCAACCTGCCGGTGAAGATGCGCGTGTTCGGCTGCGCCACGTACAGCCTGGTGAGCGTGGCGCGCGGCAGCGCCGCGCTCGCTTTCGAGACGCGGCCGAAGATCTGGGATCTCGCCGCTGCATCGCTGCTCGTCGAGGAGGCCGGCGGCGTGGTGGTGCCCGCATCGGCGCCGGCGCCGTTCCCGCTGCAGACCGGCATCGCCTACGAGCAGCAGAGCTATCCTTTGATGGCTGCGGCCACTGCGGAGCTCGCGCAGATGGCCAGCGACGGCATCCGCCCGAAATGA
- the metH gene encoding methionine synthase, whose amino-acid sequence MRNPRQYTNERGRLLAEQMSRRILVLDGAMGTMIQSYGLVEADYRGERFAEWPRDLKGNNDLLVLTRPDIVRAIHEAYFDAGADIVETNTFNSTSISQADYGMEAHVYELNRRGAELARQAAAASQGRHPERPLFVAGVLGPTNRTASLSPDVNDPSFRAVTFDELVVAYTEEAEGLLDGGADVLLVETVFDALNAKAALYAIEDVFERRGILLPVMISGTITDTSGRTLAGQTPTAFYYSLRHAQPLSIGFNCALGAEQLRPYIDEVSGAAECAVSAHPNAGLPNQFGGYDDTPEHMAELIGEWARSGFLNIVGGCCGTTPAHIEAIAAAVRGVSPRTARELPRVCRLSGLEPLEIRPESLFVNIGERTNVTGSKKFADLILSGNYEAAVEVARQQVDSGAQLIDVNMDEGLLDSEKAMTTFLHMIASDPAVARVPVVVDSSKWTVIEAGLKCLQGKGVVNSISMKEGEEAFVAQARKIRRYGAAVIVMAFDETGQADTADRKVEICTRAYRLLIEKAGFAPEDIIFDPNIFAIGTGIEEHANYAVDFIEATRRIKETLPHAMISGGVSNVSFSFRGNNPVREAIHAAFLYHAIRAGMTMGIVNAGALPVYEQIEKDLLERVEDMLLNRRPDATERMLEFAEGYRGVAKARVTDLSWREGTVAERLRHALVNGIADFVVEDTEEARAQASHPLEVIEGPLMDGMNVVGDLFGAGKMFLPQVVKSARVMKKAVAHLVPYLEALKAEGGADTKGRVLMATVKGDVHDIGKNIVGVVLQCNNFEVIDLGVMVPCDKLLATAREREVDIIGLSGLITPSLEEMSHVAREMERQGFTLPLLIGGATTSRVHTAVKIEPCYSGPVIHVLDASRGVGVASSLMNPSLRERLTVDTRTEYKKLRDAHGSKQARTSNVTLERARANRVRGDWESYRPPVPNKLGLTVFDDVPLRDLLHYIDWTPFFQTWELRGRYPAILDDEHTGAAARSLFEDAQRMIERLIAGGELRASAVVGLWPAAAVGDDVDVYADESRARKLATIHFLRQQLLKPPGRPDLCLADFIAPADSGIHDYIGGFAVTAGLGLEAIVQRYERDHDDYSAILCKALADRFAEALAEHMHERVRRELWGYAASEKLDNESLIAEKYRGIRPAPGYPACPDHSEKPALMELLGAQENAGVVLTDTFAMLPAASVSGYYFSHPDAAYFGIGKIDRDQVQDYARRKGVSVATVERWLASNLAYEPERSGDADPAASPRAASA is encoded by the coding sequence ATGAGGAATCCGCGACAATATACCAATGAGCGTGGGCGGCTGCTGGCCGAGCAGATGAGCCGCCGCATCCTCGTGCTCGACGGCGCCATGGGCACGATGATCCAGAGCTACGGCCTGGTCGAAGCCGATTATCGAGGCGAGCGGTTCGCCGAATGGCCGCGCGACCTCAAGGGCAACAACGACCTGCTGGTGCTGACGCGTCCCGACATCGTACGCGCGATCCACGAGGCGTACTTCGATGCCGGCGCCGACATCGTCGAGACCAACACGTTCAACTCCACCTCCATCTCGCAGGCCGACTACGGCATGGAGGCGCACGTCTACGAGCTCAACAGGCGCGGTGCCGAGCTGGCGCGCCAGGCCGCGGCCGCTTCTCAGGGCCGCCATCCGGAGCGGCCGCTGTTCGTGGCCGGCGTGCTCGGGCCGACCAACCGCACCGCGTCGCTGTCGCCGGACGTCAATGATCCGTCCTTCCGTGCGGTGACGTTCGATGAGCTGGTCGTGGCCTACACCGAAGAGGCCGAGGGGCTGCTCGACGGCGGCGCCGACGTGCTGCTGGTCGAGACGGTTTTCGACGCTCTCAACGCCAAGGCCGCCCTCTACGCCATCGAGGACGTCTTCGAGCGCCGCGGCATCCTTCTGCCGGTGATGATCTCGGGAACCATCACCGACACCAGCGGGCGAACGCTGGCCGGGCAGACCCCGACGGCGTTCTACTATTCGCTGCGGCATGCGCAGCCGCTCTCCATCGGCTTCAACTGCGCGCTCGGCGCCGAGCAGCTGCGGCCCTACATCGATGAGGTCTCCGGCGCTGCCGAGTGCGCCGTCAGCGCGCATCCCAATGCCGGCCTGCCCAACCAGTTCGGCGGCTACGACGACACGCCCGAGCACATGGCCGAGCTGATCGGCGAGTGGGCCAGGAGCGGGTTCCTGAACATCGTCGGTGGCTGCTGCGGCACCACGCCCGCGCACATCGAAGCGATCGCCGCGGCCGTTCGCGGCGTCAGCCCGCGAACGGCGCGGGAGCTGCCGCGCGTGTGCCGCCTCTCGGGCCTGGAGCCGCTCGAGATCAGGCCAGAATCGCTGTTCGTCAACATCGGCGAGCGCACCAACGTCACCGGCTCCAAGAAGTTCGCCGACCTCATCCTCTCCGGCAACTACGAGGCGGCGGTGGAGGTCGCGCGGCAGCAGGTCGACAGCGGCGCCCAGCTCATCGACGTCAACATGGACGAGGGCCTTCTGGATTCGGAGAAGGCCATGACGACGTTCCTGCACATGATCGCCTCCGATCCGGCGGTGGCGCGGGTGCCGGTGGTGGTCGACTCGTCCAAATGGACGGTGATCGAGGCGGGCTTGAAGTGCCTTCAGGGCAAGGGCGTCGTCAACTCGATCAGCATGAAGGAAGGCGAGGAGGCGTTCGTCGCGCAGGCACGGAAGATCCGCCGCTACGGCGCCGCCGTCATCGTCATGGCTTTCGACGAGACCGGCCAGGCCGATACGGCCGACCGCAAGGTCGAGATCTGCACGCGCGCCTACCGGCTGCTGATCGAGAAGGCGGGCTTCGCTCCCGAAGACATCATCTTTGATCCCAACATCTTCGCGATCGGCACGGGCATCGAGGAGCACGCCAACTACGCCGTCGATTTCATCGAGGCGACCAGGCGCATCAAGGAGACGCTTCCGCATGCGATGATCAGCGGCGGCGTCAGCAACGTCTCGTTCTCCTTCCGTGGCAACAACCCGGTGCGCGAGGCCATTCACGCCGCCTTCCTCTACCACGCCATCCGCGCGGGCATGACGATGGGCATCGTCAATGCCGGCGCGCTGCCGGTCTACGAGCAGATCGAGAAGGACCTGCTCGAGCGCGTCGAGGACATGCTGCTCAATCGCAGGCCGGACGCCACCGAGCGGATGCTCGAGTTTGCCGAAGGCTATCGCGGTGTGGCCAAGGCGCGCGTCACCGACCTGTCCTGGCGCGAGGGCACCGTGGCCGAGCGGCTGCGGCATGCGCTGGTCAACGGCATTGCCGACTTCGTCGTCGAGGACACCGAGGAGGCGCGGGCGCAGGCCTCGCATCCGCTCGAGGTGATCGAAGGACCCCTCATGGACGGCATGAACGTCGTCGGCGACCTCTTCGGCGCCGGCAAGATGTTCCTTCCGCAGGTGGTCAAGAGCGCGCGCGTCATGAAGAAGGCGGTCGCGCACCTGGTGCCGTACCTGGAGGCCCTGAAGGCCGAGGGCGGCGCCGACACCAAGGGCCGCGTGCTCATGGCCACCGTCAAGGGCGACGTGCACGACATCGGCAAGAACATCGTCGGCGTGGTGCTGCAGTGCAACAACTTCGAGGTGATCGACCTCGGCGTGATGGTCCCGTGCGACAAGCTGCTGGCGACGGCGCGCGAGCGTGAGGTCGACATCATCGGGCTGTCGGGCCTGATCACGCCGTCGCTCGAGGAGATGTCGCACGTGGCGCGCGAGATGGAGCGGCAGGGCTTTACGCTGCCGCTGCTGATCGGCGGCGCGACGACGTCCAGGGTGCACACCGCCGTCAAGATCGAGCCGTGCTACAGCGGGCCCGTCATTCACGTGCTCGACGCCTCGCGCGGCGTGGGCGTGGCCAGCTCGCTCATGAACCCGTCGCTGCGCGAGCGGCTGACGGTGGACACGCGCACCGAGTACAAGAAGCTGCGCGACGCGCACGGCAGCAAGCAGGCGCGCACGAGCAACGTGACGCTGGAGCGCGCGCGCGCCAACCGCGTGCGCGGCGATTGGGAGTCCTACCGGCCACCGGTGCCCAACAAGCTCGGGCTGACCGTGTTCGACGACGTGCCGTTGCGCGACCTGCTGCACTACATCGACTGGACGCCGTTCTTCCAGACCTGGGAGCTGCGCGGCCGCTACCCGGCGATCCTGGACGACGAGCACACCGGAGCGGCGGCGCGCAGCCTGTTCGAGGACGCGCAGAGGATGATCGAGCGCCTGATCGCCGGCGGCGAGCTGCGCGCGAGCGCCGTGGTCGGGCTGTGGCCGGCGGCCGCGGTGGGCGACGACGTGGATGTGTACGCCGACGAATCTCGTGCGCGCAAGCTGGCAACCATCCACTTCCTGCGCCAGCAGCTTCTGAAGCCGCCGGGCCGTCCCGATCTTTGCCTGGCCGATTTCATCGCGCCGGCCGACAGCGGCATCCACGATTACATCGGCGGCTTTGCCGTAACGGCGGGGCTCGGCCTCGAGGCGATCGTGCAGCGCTACGAACGCGACCACGACGACTACTCGGCCATTCTGTGCAAGGCGCTCGCCGACCGCTTTGCCGAGGCACTGGCCGAGCACATGCACGAGCGCGTGCGGCGCGAGCTGTGGGGGTATGCCGCCAGCGAAAAGCTCGACAACGAAAGCCTGATCGCCGAGAAGTACCGGGGCATCCGGCCGGCGCCCGGGTATCCGGCCTGTCCCGATCATTCCGAGAAGCCGGCGCTGATGGAGCTGCTGGGCGCGCAGGAGAATGCCGGCGTCGTTCTGACCGACACGTTCGCGATGCTCCCGGCGGCGTCGGTCAGTGGCTACTATTTCTCCCATCCCGATGCCGCCTACTTCGGCATCGGCAAGATCGATCGCGACCAGGTGCAGGACTACGCGCGCCGCAAAGGCGTGTCGGTCGCAACAGTGGAGAGGTGGCTCGCCTCCAATCTCGCTTACGAGCCCGAACGCAGCGGCGACGCCGATCCGGCTGCTTCGCCGCGGGCCGCGTCCGCTTGA
- a CDS encoding TIGR03560 family F420-dependent LLM class oxidoreductase produces the protein MTSTIRFGVTLPQIKRSWEDTRAAATELDRLGYDSAWVCDHLYGVPMPDLPILEAYSLLAAVAAVTSRVELGVLVTPPFFRNPAVLAKQIATIDHIAGGRTIAGFGSGWFASEFEGYGCEFPPVSRRLEALADTCEIVRAMWTQDQPSYRGKVYSITDVYCEPRPQRTPRILIGGGGEKVLLKLAARYADIWNNLAVNQSDLPRKVAVLREHCEREGRDPAQIEVSQQCLVVIAPTMAEAEQSIGKAERIYGGHMGAGLREHGIWGDPDTVAEKVRRYAGMGCGHFVIEFFGKDLREPARLFAEKVMPAFR, from the coding sequence ATGACATCGACGATCCGATTCGGGGTGACGCTGCCCCAGATCAAGCGCAGCTGGGAAGACACGCGCGCCGCCGCCACCGAGCTCGACCGGCTCGGCTACGACAGCGCCTGGGTATGCGACCATCTCTACGGCGTGCCGATGCCCGACCTTCCCATCCTCGAGGCTTACAGCCTGCTGGCCGCCGTCGCAGCGGTCACCAGCCGCGTCGAGCTCGGGGTGCTGGTCACTCCGCCCTTCTTCCGCAACCCCGCCGTGCTCGCCAAGCAGATCGCCACGATCGATCACATCGCCGGCGGCCGCACCATTGCCGGTTTCGGCTCGGGCTGGTTCGCCTCCGAGTTCGAAGGCTACGGTTGCGAGTTCCCGCCCGTGTCGCGGCGCCTGGAGGCGCTCGCCGACACCTGCGAGATCGTGCGCGCGATGTGGACACAGGATCAGCCGAGCTATCGCGGCAAGGTCTACTCGATCACCGACGTCTACTGCGAGCCGAGGCCGCAGCGCACGCCGCGCATCCTGATCGGCGGCGGCGGCGAGAAGGTGCTGCTCAAACTGGCGGCGCGCTACGCCGATATCTGGAACAACCTGGCGGTGAACCAGAGCGACCTCCCGCGCAAGGTCGCGGTGCTGCGCGAGCATTGCGAGCGCGAAGGCCGCGATCCGGCGCAGATCGAGGTCTCGCAGCAATGCCTGGTCGTGATCGCGCCGACGATGGCGGAGGCCGAGCAGAGCATCGGCAAGGCCGAACGCATCTACGGCGGGCACATGGGCGCCGGCCTGCGCGAGCACGGCATCTGGGGCGATCCCGACACGGTGGCCGAGAAAGTCCGCCGCTACGCCGGCATGGGCTGCGGCCACTTCGTCATCGAGTTCTTCGGCAAGGACCTGCGCGAGCCGGCGCGGCTGTTCGCGGAGAAGGTGATGCCGGCTTTCCGGTAG
- a CDS encoding vanadium-dependent haloperoxidase — MRRSLLVFLLLLATGASASNDATRSAVFIPHARPAADFVPTAAYRWLEISLEATARQVDRIGARPTIISRTVAVALTAMYDAWAAYDDKAIGTRLGATLRRPAEERTDANREVAIAYATYRGLLDVYPEDSQWIREQMVRAGLDPDEDTTDTRTPAGVGNVAAQAVISYRHHDGANQLGDEVGSDGTPYSDWTYYWPINSNDRVVDPDRWQPLPFADGRGGRFYPGFLTPHWYRVRPFALDRADQFRPGPPPKVGSPEMAREVEEVMRFNASLTPQQKAIVEFMRDGPRSTGQTGHWLRFAQDVSRRDRYDLARDVKLFFAVANVAMDAFIASWESKRYYDTSRPWTLVRHYYAGKNILGWAGPGKGVVTQPAEQWHPYSPDTFVTPPFPGFTSGHSTVSAACARVLELYTGSPHFGVIETRKAGSLTEAHADCVAISGGTGQRPDSDTSCDITLELPTFEATAQMAGISRVMGGYHIQSDNTAGLDLGRKVADFTWPRIRAYFDGVHPMVAAR, encoded by the coding sequence ATGCGCCGCTCGCTACTCGTCTTTCTGCTCCTCCTGGCCACCGGAGCGAGCGCCTCCAACGATGCCACACGCAGCGCGGTTTTCATTCCGCACGCGCGACCCGCCGCCGACTTCGTGCCGACGGCGGCCTACCGGTGGCTCGAGATCTCGCTCGAAGCGACCGCGCGCCAGGTCGACCGCATCGGCGCGCGGCCGACCATCATCTCGCGCACCGTGGCCGTGGCACTGACCGCCATGTATGACGCGTGGGCGGCCTACGACGACAAGGCCATCGGAACGCGCCTGGGGGCAACGCTGCGGCGGCCTGCCGAGGAGCGCACCGACGCCAACCGTGAAGTCGCCATCGCCTACGCCACCTATCGCGGATTGCTCGACGTCTACCCTGAGGACAGCCAGTGGATCCGCGAGCAGATGGTGCGCGCCGGCCTCGATCCCGACGAAGACACGACCGATACGCGCACGCCTGCCGGCGTGGGCAACGTCGCCGCGCAGGCGGTGATCTCCTACCGCCACCACGACGGCGCCAATCAGCTCGGCGACGAGGTCGGCTCCGACGGCACGCCGTATTCGGACTGGACCTATTACTGGCCGATCAACTCGAATGATCGCGTCGTGGATCCGGACCGCTGGCAGCCGCTTCCGTTCGCCGACGGCCGCGGCGGACGCTTCTATCCCGGCTTCCTGACGCCGCACTGGTATCGCGTGCGTCCTTTCGCTCTGGACCGCGCCGATCAGTTCCGGCCCGGCCCGCCTCCCAAGGTCGGCTCGCCCGAGATGGCCAGGGAAGTCGAAGAGGTGATGCGATTCAACGCGTCGCTGACGCCGCAGCAGAAGGCGATCGTCGAGTTCATGCGCGACGGTCCGCGCTCCACGGGACAGACCGGACACTGGCTGCGCTTCGCGCAGGACGTCTCGCGGCGCGACCGCTACGACCTCGCGCGCGACGTCAAGCTGTTCTTCGCCGTGGCCAACGTCGCGATGGACGCGTTCATCGCCTCCTGGGAATCCAAGCGCTACTACGACACGTCGCGGCCGTGGACGCTGGTGCGCCACTACTACGCGGGCAAGAACATCCTGGGCTGGGCAGGTCCCGGCAAGGGCGTGGTGACGCAGCCGGCCGAGCAGTGGCATCCGTATTCGCCCGACACGTTCGTCACCCCGCCCTTTCCCGGCTTCACCTCCGGACACAGCACCGTCAGCGCCGCGTGCGCGCGCGTGCTCGAGCTCTACACGGGCAGCCCGCACTTCGGCGTCATCGAAACCCGCAAGGCCGGTTCGCTGACCGAGGCCCACGCCGACTGCGTCGCCATCAGCGGCGGCACCGGCCAGCGCCCCGATTCCGATACCAGCTGCGACATCACGCTGGAGCTTCCGACCTTCGAGGCCACCGCGCAGATGGCCGGCATCTCGCGGGTGATGGGCGGCTACCACATTCAGAGCGACAACACGGCCGGCCTCGACCTCGGCCGCAAGGTCGCCGACTTCACCTGGCCGCGCATTCGCGCCTACTTCGACGGCGTCCATCCGATGGTGGCGGCCCGTTAG
- a CDS encoding sialidase family protein — protein sequence MKRHCRQRSARRLLRTLVIFASVMAASPNAAVAQPFEAIVSLNSYANGDDADDGAVAIATDGRGRWVAVWETLHALGRKTPERRWNIAFSVSTDDGRSWSAAALLAPGRSAGATMDTSPAIATDRRGVWVVAFQSAGVVKGSPGSDSDVLWARSDDDGASWSAPQPVALDAGDEFRPALAFAGNAWLLGWEGQARELGGGGDGDLVVSRSTDGARTWSAPALLTETAKNDAGVDRRLVLAVEGAGERVLAGWEAFSVPGLGSDWDVMVARSDDAGASWSAAQPLSARAASDGHAGDDSVSLAAAGDGRWLALWASYVGKPGDEEDDWDIMAAASSDGGKTWSSAASVNGPFKTDTHRDLLPRVAFDGAGRFVAVWTSKDSMGKTKGSDSDVLVSVSTDDGRTWSPPRAVAAYATADGRSWDDKPVVVSDGKGLVLVAWSGNHNLEGRTGTDGDLRVVGLPKAPPATASAPAPPLAIPR from the coding sequence ATGAAGCGACACTGCCGGCAACGATCCGCGCGGCGCCTGCTGCGCACGCTGGTGATTTTCGCATCGGTGATGGCGGCGAGCCCGAACGCGGCCGTTGCCCAGCCATTCGAAGCGATCGTTTCGCTGAACTCGTACGCCAACGGCGACGATGCCGACGACGGCGCGGTGGCGATCGCGACGGACGGCAGGGGGCGCTGGGTGGCGGTGTGGGAGACGCTGCATGCGCTGGGCCGCAAGACGCCCGAGCGTCGCTGGAACATCGCCTTCTCCGTCTCCACCGATGACGGCCGCAGCTGGAGCGCCGCCGCGCTGCTGGCGCCCGGTCGAAGCGCGGGCGCCACGATGGACACGAGCCCGGCCATCGCCACCGACCGGCGCGGCGTCTGGGTCGTTGCGTTCCAGTCGGCCGGCGTCGTCAAGGGCAGCCCCGGCAGCGACAGCGACGTTCTGTGGGCCAGGTCGGACGACGACGGCGCGAGCTGGAGCGCACCGCAGCCGGTGGCGCTCGATGCGGGCGATGAGTTCCGACCGGCGCTCGCGTTCGCCGGCAACGCCTGGCTGCTCGGCTGGGAGGGGCAGGCACGCGAGCTCGGCGGCGGCGGCGACGGCGACCTCGTCGTGAGCCGCTCCACCGACGGCGCGCGCACGTGGTCGGCGCCGGCGCTGCTGACCGAGACGGCGAAGAACGATGCGGGCGTGGACAGGCGTCTCGTGCTCGCGGTCGAAGGCGCGGGAGAGCGCGTCCTTGCCGGATGGGAAGCCTTCAGCGTGCCCGGCCTCGGCAGCGACTGGGACGTCATGGTGGCGCGCTCCGACGACGCGGGTGCGTCCTGGTCGGCCGCGCAGCCGCTGTCGGCCAGAGCCGCCTCCGACGGGCACGCCGGCGATGATTCCGTCTCCCTGGCCGCTGCCGGCGACGGGCGATGGCTGGCACTGTGGGCGTCCTACGTCGGCAAGCCGGGCGACGAGGAGGACGATTGGGACATCATGGCCGCCGCCTCCAGCGACGGCGGCAAAACCTGGTCGTCGGCCGCGTCGGTCAACGGTCCGTTCAAGACCGACACGCACCGCGACCTGCTCCCGCGCGTGGCATTCGACGGCGCCGGCCGCTTTGTTGCGGTCTGGACCTCCAAGGACAGCATGGGCAAGACCAAGGGCAGCGACAGCGACGTGCTCGTCTCGGTCAGCACCGACGACGGACGCACATGGTCCCCGCCGCGCGCAGTGGCCGCCTATGCGACGGCGGACGGACGCAGCTGGGACGACAAGCCGGTGGTCGTCTCGGACGGGAAGGGGCTGGTGCTGGTGGCCTGGTCGGGAAATCACAACCTCGAAGGCCGCACCGGCACCGACGGCGATCTCCGAGTCGTGGGGCTGCCCAAGGCACCGCCGGCGACAGCCTCCGCTCCCGCACCCCCCCTGGCCATACCGCGTTGA
- the nudC gene encoding NAD(+) diphosphatase: protein MSFFSGNPLDRAARLRWDPQWLSTCLEDPKSRFLPFWRLNVLVKRQGPSLAWARRALLSAMDEGVGAVLLGVRGDVAHYAVDVSSLAEPERELGLSEVAEFCDIRAAAAQLPAEECAIVAQARAMIDWHDTHRFCPRCGAATASAQGGAMRVCTSCKAEHFPRVNPVAIMLVTRGERCLLGRQAVWPRGMYSTLAGFIEPGETIEEAVAREVMEEAGISVAGVRYTSSQPWPFPSALMIGCVAEATSDHIVVDPAELEDAQWFDRQTVARACRGETEAEELFLPPPMAIGRTLIDDWVAGPPSGGPRAASDG, encoded by the coding sequence GTGAGCTTCTTCTCGGGAAATCCGCTGGATCGCGCCGCTCGCCTTCGCTGGGATCCGCAGTGGCTGTCGACTTGCTTAGAAGATCCAAAAAGTCGGTTTCTGCCGTTCTGGCGTCTCAACGTGCTGGTCAAACGTCAGGGCCCGTCGCTGGCCTGGGCACGGCGCGCGCTGCTGTCGGCAATGGATGAAGGCGTCGGCGCGGTCCTTCTCGGCGTGCGCGGTGACGTCGCCCATTACGCCGTCGACGTCTCCTCGCTGGCCGAGCCGGAGCGCGAGCTGGGACTGTCGGAGGTTGCCGAGTTCTGCGACATTCGCGCGGCAGCGGCGCAGCTTCCGGCCGAGGAATGCGCCATCGTCGCGCAGGCTCGCGCGATGATCGACTGGCACGACACGCACCGCTTCTGTCCGCGCTGCGGCGCGGCAACCGCCTCCGCGCAGGGCGGTGCGATGCGCGTGTGCACGTCGTGCAAGGCCGAGCATTTCCCGCGCGTCAACCCGGTGGCCATCATGCTGGTGACGCGCGGCGAGCGATGTCTGCTCGGGCGTCAGGCCGTGTGGCCGCGCGGGATGTACTCGACGCTGGCCGGCTTCATCGAGCCCGGCGAGACGATCGAGGAAGCCGTGGCGCGCGAGGTCATGGAAGAAGCGGGCATCTCGGTGGCCGGCGTTCGCTACACGTCCTCGCAGCCGTGGCCCTTTCCCTCCGCCCTGATGATCGGGTGCGTGGCCGAGGCGACCAGCGACCACATCGTCGTCGATCCGGCCGAGCTCGAGGATGCGCAATGGTTCGATCGCCAGACCGTGGCGCGCGCATGCCGCGGCGAGACCGAAGCCGAGGAGCTCTTCCTTCCGCCGCCCATGGCCATCGGGCGAACGCTCATCGACGACTGGGTAGCGGGTCCGCCGAGCGGCGGTCCGCGGGCGGCAAGCGATGGGTGA
- a CDS encoding lysyl oxidase family protein, with protein MAFSRGVAALLACAAMSGVARAGGDMEPEVYSPVVVRSNVNAGDVIEGCAGGETNRLLLRYAMKTHNIGDEDIVLGNPGCPDCRANPGAECTNPLFLCSTAHGHAHFENFAVADLLTAAGEPVIQGRKYGFCLLDTECPTRVYTCQNQGISAGCSDVYGINTSCQYIDLTDIDLPTGSYRLRVEVDPDDKIAEDDDGNNVVELPLELTCANTPDGMRCDDGDACTIDDRCIGDDCIPAPLAQASSRLKLRKGAVAAGDRMVLSARFDAGWMSQPPTESGVEISLTDEDGNSVFTAFVPPAGFEAIGGGDYVFRDPDREFEEAAGITRLRVHLSSARNRVVVRTIAESLDLSAEALEPVLRLTQVFGSGPAASCLAEQALACRGSATSRTCTN; from the coding sequence ATGGCTTTTTCCAGGGGGGTGGCGGCGCTGCTGGCCTGCGCCGCGATGAGCGGCGTTGCGCGCGCGGGCGGCGATATGGAGCCGGAGGTGTACTCGCCGGTGGTCGTCCGCAGCAACGTCAATGCCGGAGACGTCATCGAAGGGTGCGCCGGCGGCGAGACCAACCGCCTGCTGCTGCGCTACGCGATGAAGACGCACAACATCGGCGACGAGGACATCGTGCTGGGCAACCCCGGCTGCCCCGACTGCCGGGCCAATCCCGGCGCCGAATGCACCAATCCCCTTTTCCTGTGCAGCACCGCGCACGGGCACGCGCACTTCGAGAACTTCGCGGTTGCCGATCTGCTGACGGCCGCCGGCGAGCCCGTCATTCAGGGCCGCAAGTACGGCTTCTGCCTGCTCGACACCGAGTGCCCGACGCGCGTCTACACGTGCCAGAACCAGGGCATCAGTGCCGGCTGCAGCGACGTCTACGGCATCAACACGTCGTGCCAGTACATCGACCTGACCGACATCGACCTGCCGACAGGGAGCTACCGGCTGCGCGTGGAGGTCGATCCGGACGACAAGATCGCCGAGGACGACGACGGCAACAACGTCGTCGAGCTGCCGCTCGAGCTGACCTGTGCCAACACGCCCGATGGCATGCGCTGCGACGACGGCGATGCCTGCACCATCGACGACCGCTGCATCGGCGACGACTGCATTCCCGCGCCGCTCGCCCAGGCCTCCTCGCGCCTGAAGCTGCGCAAGGGCGCGGTGGCCGCCGGCGACCGTATGGTGTTGTCGGCGCGCTTCGATGCCGGATGGATGTCGCAGCCGCCCACCGAGAGCGGAGTCGAGATCAGCCTGACCGACGAGGACGGCAACAGCGTGTTCACGGCTTTCGTTCCGCCGGCAGGCTTCGAGGCCATCGGCGGCGGCGACTACGTGTTTCGCGATCCCGATAGAGAGTTCGAGGAGGCCGCCGGCATCACCAGGCTGCGCGTGCACCTGTCGTCGGCGCGTAACCGCGTCGTGGTGCGCACGATCGCCGAGAGCTTGGATCTGTCCGCCGAGGCGCTCGAGCCCGTGCTGCGCCTGACCCAGGTCTTCGGCAGCGGCCCTGCCGCATCGTGCCTGGCCGAGCAGGCTCTGGCCTGCCGCGGAAGCGCGACGTCCCGCACGTGTACGAACTGA